The following coding sequences are from one Streptomyces sp. NBC_01294 window:
- a CDS encoding pyridoxamine 5'-phosphate oxidase family protein, with translation MGKLHERIDGRLRKFIEEQPVFFTATAPLAGDGHVNLSPKGRAGTLVVIDEERLAYLDFGGSGAETIAHVRENGRITLMWCAFSGPPNIVRIHGDGEAVFRDDPRWAELIALFGEADGPAARAIILVHARRIADVCGYAVPLMEYQGERTLHAEYFGRKTDEEFAAYCEKKDFIGTSVDGLPALPLPLPARTV, from the coding sequence ATGGGAAAACTTCACGAACGCATAGACGGCCGGCTGCGCAAGTTCATCGAGGAGCAGCCGGTCTTCTTCACGGCGACCGCCCCGCTCGCGGGTGACGGTCACGTCAACCTGTCCCCCAAGGGCCGCGCCGGGACCCTCGTCGTCATCGACGAGGAGCGGCTCGCCTACCTGGACTTCGGCGGCAGCGGCGCCGAGACCATCGCCCACGTCCGCGAGAACGGCCGGATCACCCTCATGTGGTGCGCGTTCAGCGGGCCGCCGAACATCGTGCGCATCCACGGCGACGGCGAGGCGGTCTTCCGCGACGACCCGCGCTGGGCCGAGCTGATCGCCCTCTTCGGCGAGGCCGACGGACCCGCCGCGCGGGCGATCATCCTCGTCCACGCCCGCCGGATCGCCGACGTGTGCGGGTACGCCGTCCCGCTCATGGAGTACCAGGGCGAGCGCACCCTCCACGCGGAGTACTTCGGCCGCAAGACGGACGAGGAGTTCGCCGCGTACTGCGAGAAGAAGGATTTCATCGGGACGAGCGTCGA
- a CDS encoding argininosuccinate synthase has protein sequence MTERVVLAYSGGLDTSVAIGWIAEETGAEVIAVAVDVGQGGEDLDVIRKRALACGAVEAEVADAKDEFAEEYCLPAIKANALYMDRYPLVSALSRPAIVKHLVAAARKHGASTVAHGCTGKGNDQVRFEAGIAALGPDLTCIAPVRDYAMTRDKAIAFAEKADLPIATTKKSPYSIDQNVFGRAVETGFLEDIWNAPIEDIYEYTSDPALPREADEVVISFRAGVPVAIDGRPVTVIQAVQQLNERAGAQGIGRIDIVEDRLVGIKSREVYEAPGAIALITAHQELENVTVERELARYKRQVEQRWGELVYDGLWFSPLKRALDGFINEANQHVTGDIRMTLHGGRAVVTGRKSDESLYDFNLATYDSGDTFDQSKAQGFIEIFGLSSKIAARRDLA, from the coding sequence GTGACCGAGCGCGTCGTACTCGCCTATTCGGGCGGACTGGACACCTCAGTCGCCATCGGCTGGATCGCCGAGGAGACGGGTGCCGAGGTCATCGCCGTTGCCGTGGACGTCGGCCAGGGCGGTGAGGACCTCGACGTCATCCGCAAGCGGGCCCTGGCCTGCGGCGCGGTCGAGGCCGAGGTCGCGGACGCCAAGGACGAGTTCGCCGAGGAGTACTGCCTCCCGGCGATCAAGGCCAACGCCCTCTACATGGACCGCTACCCGCTGGTCTCGGCCCTCTCCCGGCCGGCGATCGTCAAGCACCTCGTCGCCGCCGCCCGCAAGCACGGCGCCTCGACCGTCGCCCACGGCTGCACCGGCAAGGGCAACGACCAGGTCCGCTTCGAAGCCGGCATCGCCGCCCTCGGGCCCGACCTCACGTGCATCGCCCCGGTCCGCGACTACGCGATGACCCGCGACAAGGCCATCGCCTTCGCCGAGAAGGCCGACCTCCCGATCGCCACCACCAAGAAGTCCCCGTACTCCATCGACCAGAACGTCTTCGGGCGCGCCGTCGAGACGGGCTTCCTGGAGGACATCTGGAACGCGCCGATCGAGGACATCTACGAGTACACCTCCGACCCGGCCCTCCCGCGCGAGGCCGACGAGGTCGTCATCTCCTTCCGGGCCGGCGTGCCGGTCGCGATCGACGGCAGGCCCGTCACCGTGATCCAGGCCGTCCAGCAGCTCAACGAGCGCGCCGGAGCCCAGGGCATCGGCCGGATCGACATCGTCGAGGACCGGCTCGTGGGCATCAAGTCCCGCGAGGTGTACGAGGCCCCGGGCGCCATCGCGCTGATCACGGCCCACCAGGAGCTGGAGAACGTCACCGTCGAGCGCGAGCTGGCCCGCTACAAGCGGCAGGTCGAGCAGCGCTGGGGCGAGCTGGTCTACGACGGCCTGTGGTTCTCCCCGCTCAAGCGGGCGCTGGACGGTTTCATCAACGAGGCCAACCAGCACGTCACCGGGGACATCCGGATGACCCTGCACGGCGGCCGCGCCGTCGTCACGGGCCGGAAGTCGGACGAGTCGCTGTACGACTTCAACCTCGCGACCTACGACTCGGGCGACACCTTCGACCAGTCCAAGGCCCAGGGCTTCATCGAGATCTTCGGTCTCTCCTCGAAGATCGCGGCCCGCCGCGACCTCGCCTGA